In Polaribacter sp. Hel_I_88, the following proteins share a genomic window:
- a CDS encoding anhydro-N-acetylmuramic acid kinase: MIINETFAIGLMSGTSLDGIDLVYVCFQNDDAKSFKILHAETIPYSKEWKLLLQNAIFSDEATLQELDITYGQFLGGILNNFISNYKITKIDFIASHGHTILHQPEKGITLQIGNGQEIAKITNQKVVCDFRTQDVKLGGQGAPLVPIGDELLFSEYDFCVNLGGFSNVSYHKDNKRIAFDICPVNIVLNFYANKIGLAYDASGKIASEGKINETLLGKLNALAFYQQQPPKSLGLEWVQTTIFPLIDALETDVPSILRTFVAHIAIQISKVITKNNQVLFTGGGVFNTFLMDEIQQHAKSRISLPTKELIDYKEALIFAFLGLLKVTNQINCLQSVTGASKDHSSGVIFYP, from the coding sequence ATGATTATAAACGAAACTTTTGCTATTGGTTTAATGTCTGGTACTTCGTTAGACGGAATTGATTTGGTGTATGTTTGTTTTCAAAATGATGATGCTAAGAGCTTTAAAATTCTACACGCAGAAACCATTCCATATTCCAAAGAATGGAAGCTGCTTTTGCAAAATGCTATTTTTTCTGATGAAGCTACTTTGCAAGAATTAGACATTACCTATGGGCAATTTTTAGGAGGGATTCTCAATAATTTTATCAGCAATTATAAAATTACCAAGATTGATTTTATTGCCTCACATGGACATACTATTTTACATCAACCTGAAAAAGGAATTACCTTACAAATAGGAAATGGACAAGAAATTGCGAAAATCACCAATCAAAAAGTGGTGTGCGATTTTAGAACACAAGATGTAAAATTGGGAGGTCAAGGAGCGCCTTTAGTTCCTATTGGTGATGAATTGCTATTTTCGGAATATGATTTTTGTGTAAATCTAGGTGGCTTTTCGAATGTGTCCTATCATAAGGATAACAAAAGAATAGCTTTTGATATTTGTCCTGTAAATATTGTTTTGAACTTTTACGCCAATAAAATCGGTTTAGCATACGATGCCTCTGGTAAAATTGCATCCGAAGGAAAAATAAACGAAACACTCTTAGGTAAATTAAATGCACTTGCGTTTTATCAACAGCAACCTCCAAAATCGTTAGGATTGGAATGGGTGCAAACCACTATTTTTCCTTTAATTGATGCACTTGAAACTGATGTTCCATCAATCTTAAGAACTTTTGTGGCGCATATTGCCATCCAAATAAGTAAGGTGATTACTAAAAACAATCAAGTTTTATTTACTGGTGGAGGTGTTTTTAATACTTTTTTAATGGATGAAATTCAGCAACATGCAAAATCTAGAATTAGTTTGCCAACAAAAGAATTAATCGATTATAAAGAGGCGTTAATTTTTGCTTTCTTAGGATTGTTG